GCATGCCGAGCCCCACCGTAAAGACGAGCAGAATCACCATGCCGATGAGGAACCACCAGCCTTCGGCAATGCTCGGCCGCCACCCGAAAAGGCCGGCCCCCACCATGAGGACGAGCACTTGCGGCACGAAGTGCACGAGCGCCACGAGCGCACTCGCCCATGGGAAAAGCTCAGAGGGGAGGTAAATTTTCGACACGAGCGGTGCATTCGACGCGATCGAGCGCGTGCAGTTCCCGAACACCTCGCTGAAGAGGTTGATCACGATGATGCCGGAAAACAAATACGCCGCGTACGCGGGTAGTGAACGATTGAGCTGGAGGAACACACCGAGCGCGAGATAAAAGACCGCAAACTGCACCGCGGGCTTCGCGTAGCTCCACGCCATCCCAAGCACGCTACCGCGATAGCGCACCCGCAGTTCCTTCCTCACGAGAAGCTTGAGAAGAAACCGCTCGTAGAAGGGGTTGAGCCAGCCCTTATCGCTTCCCGGGATACGCCAACCTTCAGTCTTCTCCGCACGCGTCAAAGACGGAATACTCACGCGT
The window above is part of the Dermabacter vaginalis genome. Proteins encoded here:
- a CDS encoding ABC transporter permease, coding for MSIPSLTRAEKTEGWRIPGSDKGWLNPFYERFLLKLLVRKELRVRYRGSVLGMAWSYAKPAVQFAVFYLALGVFLQLNRSLPAYAAYLFSGIIVINLFSEVFGNCTRSIASNAPLVSKIYLPSELFPWASALVALVHFVPQVLVLMVGAGLFGWRPSIAEGWWFLIGMVILLVFTVGLGMLAAALNAAFRDVENFVDLIIMVATWTSPVLYALAMVKEAIGGSIWWTLYRLNPITIVVECFHGAFWRPMAHALDESGASAPTVAAGAEAAELWWAGLLIAVAVFAMGTFVFERSKRKFAQEL